A stretch of Arachis hypogaea cultivar Tifrunner chromosome 15, arahy.Tifrunner.gnm2.J5K5, whole genome shotgun sequence DNA encodes these proteins:
- the LOC112747012 gene encoding zinc finger BED domain-containing protein RICESLEEPER 2-like has product MARKDLPKMMDAFLSSSMSNITKSTGKINTFVATFRRLVDSLGTIKDTPDHRQKLHNTRQRISRLVKDISAKLKSLSEFDRHASVANRLVQHQPTQHPTSEELSIGKIKFKAFNLVIKFTITSLRLSCSWTTFVISLSKPKSKMIENSNIEAVGMSASTQPSSPPSSVRKNRSAVWDHFDVENATGKKAKCKYCGRLIQYGNGTDSMGGHLRRCKQNPNNDSNKRRKTTTTPTIDERGVLNSPSASKFDQEEARRALVEMFIGEGLPFRFVESPKFRRFVHVLQAKFKVPSRTTLARDIGALYAEKKMKLQDFLSANCGRRVFSVTVDNASSNDVVIKYLKQRLNSWNSIILNGEFIHMRCCAHIINLIVKEGLKEIDESVLRIRSAVKYVRSSPSRASRFQKCVELEKIQYKGLLCMDVETRWNSTYQMLEVALKHRKAFELLTLKDNTYIGEMNGGKGRGVPCDSDWQYAESIVPFLRVFSDATICVSGTLYVTSDMYINEVFAVGRFIRHSCDSVDFSTMSMVERMRVKYEKYWGNPDSVNMLLLIAIVLNPMQKIEYVNYFLDYLFGEEKGGELKSKLSKCIKLLYQQYQSSEEASEPDTQYVQANNINTNLHGMGFFLQATGRRTKTRSELDRYLQEEILP; this is encoded by the exons ATGGCTAGAAAGGATCTTCCTAAGATGATGGATGCATTCTTgtcttcttccatgtccaatatCACGAAGTCTACAGGAAAG ATCAACACTTTCGTCGCCACTTTCCGCCGCCTCGTTGATTCTCTTGGAACCATTAAAGACACTCCCGACCACCGCCAGAAGCT gcACAACACGAGACAGAGGATATCGAGGCTGGTGAAGGATATTTCTGCTAAGCTCAAGTCATTGAGTGAATTTGATCGCCATGCTTCTGTTGCTAAT AGATTAGTTCAACATCAACCAACCCAACACCCCACTTCGGAGGAATTGAGCATTGGGAAAATCAAGTTCAAAGCTTTCAATTTGGTTATCAAGTTCACTATTACAAGTTTGCGGTTATCTTGTTCATGGACAACTTTTGTCATAAGCCTATCAAAACCAAAG AGTAAGATGATTGAAAACAGTAATATTGAAGCAGTAGGGATGTCTGCTAGCACTCAACCATCTTCTCCACCGTCAAGTGTTCGTAAGAATCGGTCAGCTGTCTGGGATCATTTTGATGTAGAGAATGCTACCGGAAAGAAGGCTAAATGCAAATATTGTGGTAGATTAATACAATATGGGAATGGAACAGACTCAATGGGTGGTCATTTGAGAAGATGCAAGCAAAATCCTAATAATGAttcgaacaaaagaagaaaaacaacgaCCACACCGACTATAGATGAGCGTGGTGTTTTAAATTCACCCAGTGCTTCCAAATTTGACCAAGAGGAGGCTCGAAGGGCACTTGTGGAAATGTTTATTGGGGAAGGGCTACCATTTCGCTTTGTTGAAAGCCCGAAATTCCGAAGATTTGTGCATGTCCTACAAGCAAAATTCAAAGTTCCTTCACGGACTACATTAGCACGTGACATTGGAGCTCTTTATGCTGAAAAGAAGATGAAGTTGCAAGATTTTCTTTCGGCAAATTGTGGTAGA CGGGTATTTAGTGTGACAGTTGATAATGCCTCGTCTAATGATGTTGTAATTAAATATCTGAAGCAGCGATTGAATTCTTGGAATAGCATTATTTTGAATGGTGAATTTATTCATATGAGGTGTTGTGCACATATTATAAACTTAATTGTAAAAGAAGGGTTGAAAGAGATTGATGAATCAGTCTTGAGGATTCGTAGTGCAGTAAAGTATGTTAGATCTTCTCCATCTAGAGCTAGTAGGTTTCAAAAGTGTGTTGAACTAGAAAAAATCCAATATAAAGGCTTACTTTGCATGGATGTTGAGACTAGGTGGAACTCTACCTATCAAATGTTAGAGGTAGCTTTGAAGCATCGCAAAGCATTTGAGTTGCTTACTTTGAAAGATAATACCTATATAGGAGAGATGAATGGAGGAAAAGGGAGAGGTGTTCCTTGTGATTCAGACTGGCAGTATGCTGAGTCCATTGTACCATTTTTGCGAGTGTTCAGTGATGCCACTATATGTGTTTCTGGTACCTTATATGTTACCAGTGATATGTATATAAATGAAGTATTTGCAGTTGGACGATTTATTCGTCATTCTTGCGATTCTGTTGATTTTAGTACTATGTCAATGGTAGAAAGGATGAGGGTTAAGTATGAGAAGTATTGGGGCAATCCTGATTCGGTGAATATGTTGTTATTGATTGCTATTGTACTTAATCCAATGCAAAAGATTGAGTATGTCAATTATTTCTTGGATTACTTatttggagaagaaaaaggaggcGAATTGAAGTCAAAGTTGTCCAAGTGTATAAAGTTACTTTACCAGCAATACCAAAGTTCTGAGGAAGCAAGTGAACCTGATACGCAATATGTTCAAGCCAACAACATTAATACCAATCTTCATGGCATGGGCTTTTTTCTGCAAGCAACCGGTCGTAGAACAAAGACAAGATCTGAACTTGATAGATATTTACAAGAAGAGATACTCCCATAA